The Saccharopolyspora gloriosae genome window below encodes:
- a CDS encoding HD domain-containing protein: protein MESEDELIAQRSPLPGSVVGRLREQLVFVAEVDKLKTVLRQSPLAAADRRENDAEHSWHLALMVSVLAEHSDEPIDVGRTIELVVVHDLIEIYAGDTPLYDDEGRESQQQREEAAADRLFGLLPDDQERRFRELWDEFEARRTPEARFAKAIDRVQPLLLNWLTGGGTWRTPGVTADVVRERKAVIGEASTPLWTAVQELINEGERRGWVAPGA from the coding sequence GTGGAATCCGAAGATGAACTGATCGCCCAGCGCAGCCCGTTGCCCGGCTCCGTCGTCGGGAGGCTGCGGGAGCAGCTGGTGTTCGTGGCCGAGGTGGACAAGCTCAAGACGGTGCTCCGGCAGTCGCCGCTGGCCGCGGCCGACCGGCGGGAGAACGACGCCGAGCACTCCTGGCACCTCGCCCTGATGGTGTCGGTGCTGGCCGAGCACTCCGACGAGCCGATCGACGTCGGCCGCACCATCGAGCTCGTCGTCGTGCACGACCTCATCGAGATCTACGCGGGCGACACCCCGCTCTACGACGACGAAGGCCGGGAGAGCCAGCAGCAGCGCGAAGAAGCCGCCGCGGACCGGTTGTTCGGATTGCTGCCCGACGACCAGGAGCGCCGCTTCCGGGAGCTGTGGGACGAGTTCGAGGCCCGCCGCACCCCGGAGGCGCGCTTCGCCAAGGCGATCGACCGGGTGCAGCCGCTGCTGCTGAACTGGCTCACCGGCGGCGGGACGTGGCGCACTCCCGGCGTCACCGCGGACGTGGTGCGCGAGCGCAAGGCCGTGATCGGCGAGGCGTCGACTCCGCTGTGGACGGCGGTGCAAGAGCTGATCAACGAGGGAGAGCGGCGCGGCTGGGTGGCGCCAGGAGCTTGA
- a CDS encoding DinB family protein, with the protein MTSPQHRADLFLDPAVDPRDSDAPPGDERSTLVEYLRYQRLTLQIKCEGLDAEQLARRAVEPSTMSLLGLLRHLADVERGWFRRRFAGQDVPKRYQSATEPDGDFDGAVADPAVVDDAWAAWRDEVAFAERFAAETDLDFVGHDRGVRTLRELLVHMIEEYARHNGHADLLRERIDGRIGE; encoded by the coding sequence ATGACCTCGCCTCAGCACCGCGCCGACCTGTTCCTGGACCCCGCGGTCGACCCTCGGGACAGCGACGCGCCGCCGGGGGACGAGCGGTCGACGCTCGTGGAGTACCTGCGCTACCAGCGGCTGACCTTGCAGATCAAGTGCGAGGGCCTGGACGCCGAGCAGCTGGCCCGCCGCGCGGTCGAGCCGTCGACCATGTCGCTGCTCGGGCTGCTGCGGCACCTGGCCGACGTGGAGCGCGGCTGGTTCCGCCGCCGGTTCGCCGGGCAGGACGTGCCCAAGCGCTACCAGTCCGCCACCGAGCCCGACGGCGACTTCGACGGTGCCGTGGCGGACCCGGCCGTGGTGGACGACGCGTGGGCAGCCTGGCGCGACGAGGTCGCGTTCGCCGAGCGGTTCGCGGCCGAGACCGATCTCGACTTCGTCGGGCACGACAGGGGCGTGCGGACGCTGCGCGAACTGCTCGTGCACATGATCGAGGAGTACGCCCGGCACAACGGCCACGCCGACCTGCTGCGCGAACGGATCGACGGACGCATCGGCGAGTAG
- a CDS encoding exodeoxyribonuclease III → MFTVSTVNVNGLRAAAKKGFVEWLAGTRADVICMQETRAEPDQLTAAVREPEGWFPLLAPSSAKGRSGVALYSRVEPSASRIGFGSAEFDDSGRYAEIELPGLVVASLYLPSGEVGTERQDEKERFMAEFLPYLESLRARARAAGMEVLVCGDWNIAHREVDLKNWKANQKSAGFLPEEREWMSRVFDELGYVDVFRARNPEGPGPYSWWSYRGKAFDNDSGWRIDYQVATPGLAELATESWVEKAPSYDKRWSDHAPVTTTYDR, encoded by the coding sequence GTGTTCACCGTCTCGACCGTCAACGTCAACGGATTGCGCGCCGCCGCGAAAAAGGGATTCGTCGAGTGGCTGGCCGGAACCCGGGCCGACGTCATCTGCATGCAGGAGACCCGCGCCGAACCGGACCAGCTCACGGCCGCCGTCCGCGAGCCCGAAGGCTGGTTCCCGCTGCTCGCGCCCAGTTCCGCGAAGGGGCGCAGCGGCGTCGCGCTGTACTCCCGAGTGGAACCCTCGGCGTCCCGGATCGGTTTCGGCAGCGCCGAATTCGACGACAGCGGGCGCTACGCCGAGATCGAGCTCCCCGGGCTCGTCGTCGCCAGCCTCTACCTGCCCAGCGGGGAGGTGGGCACGGAACGCCAGGACGAGAAGGAACGGTTCATGGCGGAATTCCTGCCCTACCTCGAATCCCTGCGCGCACGCGCGCGTGCGGCGGGAATGGAGGTGCTCGTCTGCGGGGATTGGAACATCGCGCACCGCGAAGTCGACCTGAAGAACTGGAAGGCCAACCAGAAGTCGGCGGGTTTCCTGCCCGAGGAACGGGAATGGATGAGCCGCGTCTTCGACGAACTCGGCTACGTCGACGTCTTCCGCGCCCGCAATCCCGAAGGGCCGGGCCCATACTCCTGGTGGTCCTACCGCGGCAAGGCCTTCGACAACGACTCCGGCTGGCGCATCGACTACCAGGTCGCGACTCCCGGATTGGCCGAGCTGGCCACCGAGTCCTGGGTCGAGAAGGCCCCGTCCTACGACAAGCGCTGGAGCGACCACGCCCCGGTCACAACGACCTACGACCGCTGA
- a CDS encoding helix-turn-helix domain-containing protein, with amino-acid sequence METTVWKAGGLDVTTDGAATGGPTARRLVLGSQLRRLREASGISREDAGYEIRGSGSKISRLELGRVGFKERDVADLLTLYGVTDESERGSFLELVRQSNQPGWWHRYSDLVPSWFQDYVGLEESASRIQTYEIQFVPGLLQTETYARAISSQGRPEAVEDEVERRVRLRMHRQRLFTQPNAPRLWAVIDESVLHRPIGGVEVLREQIDHLLEVIKLPTISLQVLPLDLGRSGAEGAFTILRFAEQEIPDIVYLEHLSGALYLDKPEDVELYSKVSHRLAVDAQTPEATRKTLHAARKALHKEI; translated from the coding sequence ATGGAAACGACCGTGTGGAAAGCGGGAGGTCTGGACGTGACCACGGATGGTGCCGCGACCGGCGGCCCCACCGCTCGCCGGCTGGTCCTGGGGAGCCAGTTGCGCCGGTTGCGCGAAGCCAGCGGCATCTCCCGCGAGGACGCCGGCTACGAGATCCGCGGCTCCGGCTCCAAGATCAGCCGCCTGGAGCTCGGCCGGGTCGGGTTCAAGGAACGCGACGTCGCCGACCTGCTGACCCTCTACGGCGTCACCGACGAGTCCGAGCGCGGCTCCTTCCTCGAACTCGTCCGGCAGTCCAACCAGCCCGGCTGGTGGCACCGCTACAGCGACCTCGTCCCGTCGTGGTTCCAGGACTACGTGGGACTGGAGGAGTCCGCTTCGCGGATCCAGACCTACGAGATCCAGTTCGTGCCCGGCCTGCTGCAGACCGAGACCTACGCGCGGGCGATCTCCAGCCAGGGCAGGCCGGAGGCCGTCGAGGACGAGGTCGAGCGCCGCGTCCGGCTGCGGATGCACCGGCAGCGGCTGTTCACCCAGCCGAACGCCCCGCGACTGTGGGCGGTCATCGACGAGTCGGTGCTGCACCGGCCGATCGGCGGCGTGGAGGTGCTGCGCGAGCAGATCGACCACCTGCTCGAAGTGATCAAGCTGCCCACCATCTCGTTGCAAGTACTGCCGCTCGACCTGGGCCGGTCCGGGGCCGAGGGAGCGTTCACCATCCTGCGGTTCGCCGAGCAGGAGATCCCGGACATCGTCTACCTCGAGCACCTCTCCGGCGCGCTGTACTTGGACAAGCCGGAGGACGTGGAGCTCTACAGCAAGGTGAGTCACCGGCTCGCGGTCGATGCGCAGACCCCCGAGGCGACCCGGAAGACCTTGCACGCCGCCCGCAAGGCGCTCCACAAAGAGATTTAG
- a CDS encoding DUF397 domain-containing protein, translating into MPEIRNGMTAGHLPDAAWRKSAYSGSVGNCVELASLLDGEIAVRNSRYPDGPALIYTRDEIAAFLSGAKDGEFDDLIV; encoded by the coding sequence ATGCCGGAGATCCGAAACGGAATGACCGCAGGACACCTGCCCGACGCCGCTTGGCGCAAGAGCGCCTACAGCGGATCGGTCGGCAACTGCGTGGAGCTGGCCTCCCTGCTGGACGGGGAGATCGCCGTCCGCAACTCGCGCTACCCCGACGGCCCCGCCCTCATCTACACCCGAGACGAGATCGCGGCCTTCCTGTCGGGGGCCAAGGACGGCGAGTTCGATGACCTGATCGTCTAG
- a CDS encoding ABC transporter ATP-binding protein, with amino-acid sequence MSGGIPVSGGAVVSRVTKRFGRPGRETTALDSVDLRIAPGRFTTVIGAANSGKSVLMRCLAGLERPTSGAVFVEGTDLASLGELDLTEFRRERIGMLFQQSNLLPELTALDNVLLPFDIAGTRPDPALLEQVLDVLAVRDLLEQRPTRMSPSERHRIALARILAQQPDIVLADEPMKSLDAVTARHLLRILRRCCTEFGRTVVLFSADSTSAAYSDRIVSLKSGRVTNDQERPADCPCCPDGGVPEIA; translated from the coding sequence ATGTCCGGAGGAATCCCGGTGAGCGGCGGCGCGGTCGTCTCGCGGGTCACCAAGCGCTTCGGCCGACCGGGCCGGGAGACCACGGCGTTGGACTCGGTGGACCTGCGCATCGCGCCGGGGCGGTTCACGACGGTGATCGGGGCGGCGAACTCCGGCAAGTCGGTGCTGATGCGCTGTCTGGCCGGGCTGGAACGGCCGACGTCCGGTGCGGTGTTCGTCGAGGGCACCGACCTCGCCTCGCTCGGCGAGCTCGACCTGACCGAGTTCCGCCGCGAGCGCATCGGCATGCTCTTCCAGCAGAGCAACCTGCTGCCCGAACTCACGGCGCTGGACAACGTGCTGCTGCCGTTCGACATCGCGGGCACCCGCCCCGATCCGGCGCTGCTGGAACAGGTGCTGGACGTGCTCGCGGTGCGGGATCTGCTGGAGCAGCGCCCGACGCGGATGTCCCCTTCGGAGCGGCACCGGATCGCGCTGGCGCGGATTCTGGCGCAGCAGCCCGACATCGTGCTCGCCGACGAGCCGATGAAGTCGCTCGACGCGGTCACCGCCCGGCACCTGCTGCGGATTCTGCGCCGCTGCTGCACGGAATTCGGCCGGACGGTCGTGCTTTTCTCCGCCGATTCGACCTCCGCCGCTTACTCCGATCGCATCGTGTCCCTCAAATCCGGCCGAGTCACAAATGATCAAGAACGGCCCGCGGATTGCCCTTGCTGCCCGGACGGCGGAGTTCCCGAGATCGCATGA
- a CDS encoding helix-turn-helix transcriptional regulator, which translates to MSLDLPARMLRLLSLLQSRRAWPGAELADRLGVTGRTVRRDVERLRELGYPVEGTTGVAGGYRLASGATLPPLLLDDEEAVAIAAALLTAASGAVTGVERSSAQALAKLEQVLPARLRHRVSALGGTSAAAPGDGRGRVDPEVLAVLAAACRDHEVVTCRTREADDAELRVEPHHLLTGHHRWYLVGYDLDRAEWRSFLLDRLTGPVPTGRGFEPRELPAPSPAAYVSRSLADAPHRYTVEATVQAPAESVHAVLRGPLPGSVRQLDDGSCAVRLTADTIEDITLDVLAMSTAAVPLTVEGPDELRKHLAEIAGNLARAVAD; encoded by the coding sequence ATGAGCTTGGATCTGCCCGCGCGAATGCTGCGATTGCTGTCGCTGCTGCAAAGCAGGCGTGCCTGGCCGGGAGCCGAACTGGCCGACCGGCTCGGCGTCACCGGGCGCACCGTGCGCCGCGACGTCGAACGGCTCCGCGAACTCGGCTATCCCGTCGAAGGCACCACCGGGGTGGCGGGCGGCTACCGGCTCGCCTCCGGGGCGACGCTGCCGCCGCTGCTGCTCGACGACGAGGAGGCGGTGGCCATCGCCGCGGCCCTGCTCACCGCCGCGAGCGGCGCCGTCACCGGGGTCGAGCGGAGTTCCGCGCAGGCGCTGGCGAAGCTGGAGCAGGTGCTGCCCGCGCGGCTGCGCCACCGGGTCAGTGCGCTCGGCGGCACCTCCGCCGCGGCACCGGGCGACGGGCGAGGGCGGGTCGACCCGGAGGTGCTGGCGGTGCTGGCCGCGGCCTGCCGCGACCACGAGGTGGTCACCTGCCGGACGCGCGAGGCCGACGACGCCGAGCTGCGGGTGGAACCGCACCACCTGCTCACCGGTCACCACCGCTGGTACCTCGTCGGCTACGACCTGGACCGGGCCGAGTGGCGGTCGTTCCTGCTGGACCGGCTCACCGGCCCCGTCCCCACCGGGCGCGGCTTCGAGCCCCGCGAGCTGCCCGCGCCGAGCCCCGCGGCCTACGTCAGCAGATCGCTCGCCGACGCTCCCCACCGCTACACCGTCGAGGCCACCGTGCAGGCCCCGGCGGAGAGCGTGCACGCCGTGCTGCGCGGCCCGCTGCCCGGCAGCGTCCGGCAGCTCGACGACGGCAGCTGCGCGGTGCGGCTCACCGCGGACACCATCGAGGACATCACGCTCGATGTGCTCGCGATGTCCACCGCCGCCGTGCCGCTCACCGTCGAAGGCCCCGACGAGCTGCGCAAGCACCTCGCGGAGATCGCCGGGAACCTCGCGCGCGCCGTGGCCGACTAG
- the eccCa gene encoding type VII secretion protein EccCa: protein MSTTLFRRPARRVGPAMPTDQVDLQEPPSLPQPQSSSLSMVLMYLPMALMAGAMMMMMMQPGRASGPMMYVGGGLMGTAMILMLVSQLLRAQTDRKHQLTGDRRDYLRYLAQTRRQVRKTLGEQHRASTWVHPAPGSLWSLVLSYRLWERRAAHEDFGEVRIGLGPQRAAVKMVPPQTKPVEDLEPLAAHALRRFLRAYTTLPSAPIAVYLRGFARVQMRGEPDAERALVRAMLAQLASFHSPSDLVIAVCAGDEQRPEWDWVKWLPHAQDDDRRDGAGPLRMISDNVTELERMLGGEVFTERPRFEPSTPVTASESFVVIVVDGVTVPAGHRFAGAGYRNAVVIDMDGALKWQASRSVLHLEVDSEQIRTVNFDRAGRESTKPLCRPDAMSFAAASSLARAISPNRVGTSNDTSEPLATDYELTTLLGISDARTFDTDRLRRGRSAWQRLRVPIGIAGNGTPIELDIKESAEDGMGPHGMLVGATGSGKSELLRTLVLGLVTTHPSDELNLVLVDFKGGAAFLGFEKLPHTSAVITNLVDELELVDRMQDALTGEMNRRQELLRSAGNYSSRRDYEKARRSGVPLDPMPSLFVVVDEFSEMLVSKPEFIDVFAMIGRLGRSLGVHLLLASQRLDEGRISKVETHLSYRIGLRTFSAMDSRAVIGVPDAYELPSGPGNGYLRSDTQTLMRFKAAYVSGPYRTPRRQRSREVIEEQLVAFSGKFIEPRVRRTEEPAEEQPEGESQLSVVDVLIEKLQGVGPAAHQVWLPPMRFSPTLDELLPPLLDDPESGVRAADRKTSDGLRVPLGLIDLPAQQRRELLTIDLSGAEGHIGVAGGPQAGKSTLVRTLIAALALNHSAREVQFYCLDFGGGSLAPLVGLPHVGSVANRLDRDRVSRTVQEVMNLMMRRELFFQNNNLDSMVSYRRARRQGKFQEDPYGDVFLVVDGWHTVRQEFEELENRFQEIATRGLTYGIHLVITSGRWSDMRAWLRGVLGTRLELRLGDPIDSEVNSRLAAKVPNQPGRGLTMDKQHFQIALPRIDGRSSVDDLADSVQDLVDAMAVPGAPKAPPVRLLPAEVHISELPAPQPGVAGLPKIALGIDDVDLAPLWHDFDVTPHLMLFGDTESGKTNMLRHIAKSIAAHYTPKQARIMFADLRRELYDSVPADYHLGYSVAGDGFGTTVDEATGLLTKRLPGPEITPDRLPKRDWWHGGELYIIVDDHELIQSGMNNPLQSLTSLLPQASDIGLHLIIARSTSGASRAMMDQVIRRMWELGTPAMLMSCPKDEGKFLGDLRPKTLPPGRAQFVNRRRTVRMLQTPLLDPEPARAG from the coding sequence TTGAGCACAACGCTGTTCCGCAGGCCCGCCCGTCGAGTAGGGCCCGCGATGCCCACCGACCAGGTGGACCTGCAGGAACCGCCGTCGCTGCCCCAACCGCAGAGCAGCAGCTTGAGCATGGTGCTGATGTACCTGCCCATGGCGCTCATGGCGGGCGCGATGATGATGATGATGATGCAACCGGGCCGCGCGTCCGGTCCGATGATGTACGTCGGCGGCGGTCTGATGGGGACCGCGATGATCCTCATGCTCGTCAGCCAGCTGCTGCGCGCGCAGACCGACCGCAAGCACCAGCTCACCGGTGATCGCCGCGACTACCTGCGCTACCTGGCGCAGACCCGCAGGCAGGTCCGCAAGACCCTCGGTGAGCAGCACCGCGCGTCGACCTGGGTGCACCCGGCGCCGGGTTCGCTGTGGTCGCTGGTGCTGAGCTACCGGCTCTGGGAGCGCCGCGCCGCGCACGAGGACTTCGGCGAGGTGCGCATCGGGCTCGGCCCGCAGCGCGCCGCGGTGAAGATGGTGCCGCCGCAGACGAAGCCGGTGGAGGACCTGGAGCCGTTGGCGGCGCACGCGCTGCGCCGGTTCCTGCGCGCCTACACGACGTTGCCGTCGGCGCCGATCGCCGTGTACCTGCGCGGGTTCGCGCGGGTGCAGATGCGGGGTGAGCCGGACGCCGAGCGCGCCCTGGTGCGGGCGATGCTGGCGCAGCTGGCCTCGTTCCACTCGCCCAGCGACCTGGTGATCGCGGTGTGCGCGGGGGACGAGCAGCGCCCCGAGTGGGACTGGGTGAAGTGGCTCCCGCACGCCCAGGACGACGACCGCCGCGACGGCGCCGGTCCACTGCGGATGATCTCCGACAACGTCACCGAGCTGGAGCGGATGCTCGGCGGTGAGGTCTTCACCGAACGCCCCCGCTTCGAACCGTCCACCCCGGTCACCGCCAGCGAGTCCTTCGTGGTGATCGTCGTCGACGGCGTCACCGTGCCCGCGGGCCACCGGTTCGCCGGTGCCGGCTACCGCAACGCCGTGGTGATCGACATGGACGGCGCGCTGAAGTGGCAGGCCAGCCGTTCCGTGCTGCACCTGGAGGTCGACTCCGAGCAGATCCGCACGGTGAACTTCGACCGCGCCGGGCGGGAGAGCACCAAACCGCTGTGCCGCCCGGACGCGATGAGCTTCGCGGCGGCGTCCTCGCTGGCCCGCGCGATCTCGCCGAACCGGGTGGGGACCTCCAACGACACCAGCGAACCGCTGGCCACCGACTACGAGCTGACGACGCTGCTGGGCATCTCCGACGCCCGCACCTTCGACACCGACCGGCTGCGGCGCGGGCGTTCCGCCTGGCAGCGGCTGCGGGTGCCGATCGGCATCGCGGGCAACGGCACGCCCATCGAGCTCGACATCAAGGAATCCGCCGAAGACGGCATGGGGCCGCACGGCATGCTCGTCGGCGCCACCGGCTCCGGCAAGAGCGAACTGCTGCGGACGCTGGTGCTGGGCCTGGTCACCACGCACCCGTCCGACGAGCTGAACCTGGTGCTGGTGGACTTCAAGGGCGGTGCGGCGTTCCTCGGGTTCGAGAAGCTGCCGCACACCTCGGCGGTCATCACGAACCTCGTCGACGAGCTCGAACTCGTCGACCGCATGCAGGACGCGCTGACCGGTGAGATGAACCGGCGCCAGGAACTGCTGCGCTCGGCGGGCAACTACAGCTCGCGGCGCGACTACGAGAAGGCCCGCCGCTCCGGGGTGCCGCTGGACCCGATGCCGTCGCTGTTCGTCGTCGTCGACGAGTTCAGCGAGATGCTCGTGAGCAAGCCCGAGTTCATCGACGTGTTCGCCATGATCGGCCGGCTCGGCCGGAGCCTCGGCGTGCACCTGCTGCTGGCCTCGCAGCGCCTCGACGAGGGCCGCATCAGCAAGGTCGAGACGCACCTGTCGTACCGGATCGGCCTGCGCACGTTCTCCGCGATGGACTCCCGCGCCGTCATCGGCGTGCCCGACGCCTACGAGCTGCCCTCGGGGCCGGGCAACGGCTACCTGCGTTCGGACACCCAGACGCTGATGCGGTTCAAGGCCGCCTACGTCTCCGGCCCGTACCGCACGCCGCGCCGCCAGCGCAGCCGCGAGGTCATCGAGGAGCAGCTCGTCGCGTTCAGCGGCAAGTTCATCGAGCCGCGGGTGCGCCGCACCGAAGAACCCGCGGAGGAGCAGCCCGAAGGCGAATCGCAGCTGTCCGTGGTGGACGTGCTCATCGAGAAGCTCCAGGGCGTCGGACCGGCCGCGCACCAGGTGTGGCTGCCGCCGATGCGGTTCTCGCCGACGCTGGACGAACTGCTGCCGCCGCTGCTCGACGACCCCGAGTCGGGGGTGCGCGCCGCCGACCGCAAGACCTCCGACGGCCTGCGGGTGCCGCTGGGCCTGATCGACCTGCCCGCGCAGCAGCGGCGCGAACTGCTGACCATCGACCTCAGCGGCGCCGAGGGCCACATCGGCGTCGCCGGTGGCCCGCAGGCCGGCAAGAGCACCTTGGTGCGCACGCTGATCGCGGCGCTGGCTCTCAACCACAGCGCGCGCGAAGTGCAGTTCTACTGCCTCGACTTCGGCGGCGGATCGCTGGCGCCGCTGGTGGGGTTGCCGCACGTCGGCAGCGTCGCGAACCGGCTCGACCGGGACCGGGTCTCGCGCACCGTGCAGGAGGTCATGAACCTCATGATGCGGCGCGAGTTGTTCTTCCAGAACAACAACCTCGACTCGATGGTGTCCTACCGGCGCGCCCGCAGGCAGGGCAAGTTCCAGGAGGACCCGTACGGCGACGTGTTCCTCGTCGTCGACGGCTGGCACACCGTGCGCCAGGAGTTCGAGGAGCTGGAGAACCGGTTCCAGGAGATCGCCACCCGCGGCCTCACCTACGGCATCCACCTGGTGATCACCTCCGGCCGCTGGTCGGACATGCGGGCGTGGCTGCGCGGCGTGCTCGGCACCCGGCTGGAGCTGCGGCTGGGCGACCCGATCGACTCCGAGGTGAACTCGCGGCTCGCCGCGAAGGTGCCGAACCAGCCCGGCCGCGGCCTCACCATGGACAAGCAGCACTTCCAGATCGCGCTGCCGCGCATCGACGGGCGGTCGTCGGTGGACGACCTGGCCGACTCGGTGCAGGACCTGGTGGACGCGATGGCCGTGCCCGGCGCCCCGAAGGCCCCGCCGGTGCGGCTGCTGCCCGCCGAGGTGCACATCTCGGAGCTGCCCGCCCCGCAGCCGGGGGTGGCGGGACTGCCGAAGATCGCGCTCGGCATCGACGACGTGGACCTGGCGCCGCTGTGGCACGACTTCGACGTCACGCCGCACCTGATGCTGTTCGGCGACACCGAGTCGGGCAAGACGAACATGTTGCGCCACATCGCCAAATCGATCGCGGCGCACTACACGCCGAAGCAGGCGCGGATCATGTTCGCCGACCTGCGCCGCGAGCTCTACGACTCGGTGCCCGCCGACTACCACCTGGGTTATTCGGTGGCGGGCGACGGTTTCGGGACCACGGTCGACGAGGCCACCGGGCTGCTCACGAAGCGGCTGCCCGGCCCGGAGATCACGCCGGACCGGCTGCCGAAGCGGGACTGGTGGCACGGCGGTGAGCTCTACATCATCGTCGACGACCACGAGCTGATCCAGAGCGGCATGAACAACCCGCTGCAGTCGCTGACCTCGCTGCTGCCGCAGGCGTCGGACATCGGCCTGCACCTGATCATCGCGCGCAGCACCTCGGGTGCCAGCCGGGCGATGATGGACCAGGTGATCCGCCGCATGTGGGAGCTCGGGACCCCGGCGATGCTGATGTCCTGCCCGAAGGACGAGGGCAAGTTCCTCGGCGACCTGCGACCGAAGACGCTGCCGCCCGGCCGGGCCCAGTTCGTCAACCGCCGCCGCACGGTCCGCATGCTGCAAACCCCGCTGCTGGACCCAGAACCGGCCCGCGCCGGCTGA